The DNA segment ATGACAAGCAAAGAGTTTTTAACTATTATTAAAAAAGAGGCAAATCCAACTGATTATAAAAGATATCTCAAACAGCTTATATATAAGAAGATAACTTCAGATGATAAGTTGGCTGTTTTTGAAGTATCTAACAGATATTTGGCTTCTTGGATAAAGAGTAAATACAAACCTTTAATTCAACACTGTTTCGAAATTTACGATGGTACCAAACCAGATATTGAAATAAAACTTGCAGGTGAAAAAAAGAGTAAAAAAGAGATTATCTCTGAAAAAGCAAAAAAAGAAGAGACAGAGAGTACAATTTTAAACCCATCATATACTTTTGACTCTTTTGTAGTTGGAAGCTCTAACCAAATGGCTTATAATGCCTCTGTTGCAGTATCTGAAAAACCAGGAATTTTATATAATCCATTATTTATTTATGGGGGAACAGGACTTGGTAAAACTCACCTTTTACAATCGATTGGTAATGATGCAATTGAAAAAGGAAAAACTGTTATATATGTAACTATTGAGCAGTTTATGAATGATTTTACCTTCTCAATCAAAAACAAAAATATGGAACACTTTAGAAGCAAATATAGAAAATGTGATGTTCTATTAATAGATGATATTCAATTTTTATCTGGAAAAGAACAGACTCAAGAGGAGTTTTTTCACACCTTTAATGAACTTCACAATGCTAAAAAACAAATTGTTATGACAAGTGATAGACTTCCATCACAAATAGCAGGACTTGTTGATAGGCTTAAATCTAGATTTGAGTGGGGATTAACAGCTGATATTCAAATCCCAGGACTTGAGACAAAAATAGCAATTATTGAGAAAAAAAGCGAACTTAATGGTATTCACCTAAGCAGAGAAATCGTAAACTATATTGCAACAAATCTTGATAACTCTATTAGGGAGATTGAAGGGGTTTTAATCAAACTAAATGCAAGTGCTTCACTACTTAATCAAGAGATTAATTTAGAACTTGCACAAAATCTTTTAAAAGAGCAAATTAAAGAAAAAAAAGAGAATATAAAACTACCTGATATTATCTCACTTGTGGCAAATGAGCTTAATATAAAACCAAGTGATATTAAATCTAAAAAAAGAACAGCGACAGTTGCAAATGCAAGAAGAATAGTAATATATCTAGCAAGAGAGTTAACACATAACTCTATGCCAGATATTGCAAAATTTTTAGGTATGAAAGATCATAGTTCAATATCTAAAAATATTCAAAAAACAAATGAGTTAATGGAAACGGATGAAAACTTTAAATTAATCATCCAAAATTTAAAAAATAAAATCATACATTAAGGGGTGGAAAAAAAAGTTTAGAATTAAAATGTGAAAAGATGTGAACTATTAAACCTATTTTATTCACATACAAAGTGACCGTAAAATAGAGAGTTAGATAATATTTTCATCTTTTCACATTGTCTACTACTTCCACTAATTAATATAAATAAATAGGAGCTATAAATGAAGTTCATAATTACAAAAAGCATATTTGAGAATATTGTCTCATCAATGCAACCATTTTTAGAAAAGAAAGATGCAAGTTCAATTACTTCACATATATATTTAGAAGTAAATGAAACTAAACTAATATTGAAAGCAACAGATTATGAGATAGGATTAGAGTGTTCAATAGAATCAATTACTGAAGCTATATATGGAAAAGCAACAGTTAATGGATCTAATCTATTAGGTATTATTAAAAGATTAAAAGATGCAGATATTATTATTGAAACAGCAGAAAACAATCTTGTTATTAAACAAAACAAATCAACATTTAAATTACCAATGTATGATGCAGATGAATATCCATCACTTGTTTTAAATAACAATCTAAAAAAATTAGAGATATCTACTGTTAATTTAATTAACTCTATTAGAAAAATTACACCTGCAATTGATAATAACAATCCTAAATTTGAATTAAATGGTGCATTAATAGATATTAAAAGCTCTAAAATAAACTTTGTTGCAACAGATACAAGAAGATTAGCTATTTCAAATCTACAAAATATTTCAAATGATGAAGCACAATTTATTATTCCTAAAAAAGCTATAATAGAGATTCAAAAACTTTTCTTGGATGATGCAACACTGATGTATGATGAAAACAATCTTATTGTTTCAAATTCAAATATGAAATTTTTTACAAAATTAATTAATGGAAAATTCCCAGATTATGAAAGAATAATTCCTTCAAATCTAAAATATACAATGTCTGTTTCAAAAAGTATGTTGGTTGAATCAATCAAACTTGTAACTTCATTATTTTCAAATATTAAAATTTCATTTAAACCACACTCAATTGTATTTGAATCTTTGGATGAAGATACAGAGTCTAAAACACAAGTTGATATTGAACTAAATATTGATCAAGAGTTTTATTTAGCAGTAAATGCAAAATATATGTTAGACTTTTTAAGTCAAACAAATAATGAAAATGTAAAAATTGGATTTAATGAATCAAACTTACCATTCTATTTAGAAGATGAAAAATTTTTTACAATAGTTATGCCAATAGTTTTAGAAAAATAATTTAATAAAGGAAATCTATAATGAGTCAACAAGAGTATGGCGCAAGTAATATTAAAGTTCTAAAAGGTTTAGAAGCCGTAAGAAAAAGACCTGGGATGTATATTGGTGATACAAACATCAATGGACTTCACCATATGGTTTATGAAGTTGTAGATAACTCTATTGATGAGGCTATGGCTGGATATTGTAAAAATATTAAAGTTACTATGACTAAAGATCACTGGATAAGAGTTGAAGATGATGGTAGGGGTATTCCAACTGCTATTCATGAAGGTGAAGGTATTTCTGCAGCAACTGTTGTTTTAACAGTATTACACGCCGGTGGAAAATTTGATAAAGATACCTATAAAGTGTCTGGTGGACTTCATGGAGTTGGTGTTTCTGTTGTAAATGCTTTATCAAAAGAACTTAAAATGACTATTTATAGAGAAGGAAAAGTTCACTATCAAGAGTTTTCAAAAGGTATTCCAAAAGCTCCTTTAGAAGTAATTGGAGAAAGTCCAAGAAAAACAGGTACAACTATTGAATTCTTAGCAGATGATTCTATATTTGAAGTATTTGCTTATGAATTTGCTACACTTGCAAAGAGATTTAAAGAGGTTGCATACTTAAATCCATTTATATCTATATCTTTAGAGGATGAGATTAAAAAAGTTAAAGAGGTTTATCATTTTGAAGGTGGTATTCAACAATTTGTTACTGATTTAAATAAAGATGTAGCAGTTTCAGATGCAATCTGTTTTAGTGATAAAAGTGAAGATGTTGAAGTAGATATTGCTTTAATGTATAACTCAACTTATGTTGAAAAAACTCTTTCATTTGTAAATAATATTAGAACTATTGATGGTGGAACTCACGAAGCTGGTTTTAAAGCAGGACTTACAAGAAGTATTGTTAAATATCTAAATGCAAATGCAAATGCAAGGGAAAAAGATACAAAAATTACAGGTGATGATGTAAGAGAAGGTCTTATTGCAGTTGTTTCAGTTAGAGTTCCTGAGCCACAATTTGAAGGTCAAACAAAAGGTAAACTTGGATCTTCTTATGTAAAACCAATTTGTCAAAAATTAACTTCTGAACAATTAGATAAATATTTTGAAGAGAACCCTGCTCAAGCTAAAGCTGTAATGGAAAAAGCATTAATGGCAGCAAGGGGTAGAGAAGCAGCTAAAAAAGCTAGAGATTTAACTAGAAAAAAAGATGCTATGACAGTTGGAACACTTCCTGGAAAACTTGCAGAGTGTCAAAGTAAAGATCCAGCTATTAGAGAACTTTATCTGGTGGAAGGGGACTCAGCAGGTGGTTCAGCAAAACAAGGTAGAGATAGGGTTTATCAAGCAATTTTACCACTAAAAGGTAAGATTTTAAATGTTGAAAAATCTAGACTTGATAAGATTTTAAAATCTGATGAGATTAGAAATATGATTACTGCACTTGGTTGCGGTATTGGTGAGGATTTTGATGAAGAGAAAATCAGATATCACAAAATCATTATTATGACCGATGCCGACGTTGATGGAAGCCACATTCAAACACTTCTTTTAACTTTCTTCTTTAGATTTTTAAGACCAGTTGTTGAAAAAGGGTATTTATATATTGCACAACCACCACTTTATAGATATAAAAAAGGTAAAAATGAGACTTATCTAAAAGATGATACAGCTCTATCAAATTTCCTAATTGAAAATGGTGCAGAGAATTATGAATTTAGTGGATTAGGTGTAAATGACCTAATTGACTTGTTTAAAACTGTTTCAAGATATAGAGGAATGTTAACTCAACTTAAAAAGAGATACTCTTTAATTGAGGTTTTAAAACATCTTGTGGAAAATCCAGATTTAGTAAAACTTGACCAAGCTGCACTTTATGAAGAGGTTAAAAACTTTATTGAGGCTAAGGGTTATAATATTTTAACTAAAACAATAACAGAAGAAAGAATTCAACTATTTGTTCAAACAAATGAAGGTTTGGAAGAGCTTGTAATTGATGATGAACTATTTGCATCTGCATATTTTAGTGAAGCAACATATATCTATTCAAAACTTATTGAAAGAGATATCTCAATGTTTGAAGGTAGAGATTTAATAGATGTTTTAGAAGATATTGAAGGTATAGCTAAAAAAGGTGCATATATCCAAAGATATAAAGGTCTTGGGGAAATGAACCCTGAACAACTTTGGGAGACTACAATGACACCTGAAGATAGAAGACTTTTAAGAGTAAAAATTGAAGATGCTGAGTTAGCAAGTGATACCTTTACTCTATTTATGGGTGATGAAGTAGAGCCTAGAAGAAACTATATAGAAGAACACGCAAAAGACGTAGAACACTTAGATGTGTAAAGAAGAGAGGTATTTCTCTTCTTTACTTTTTTGAAAAGATTTGGAGAGTTTATGAGAAAAAAACAACTACTATCTTTTGAAGCTAAGTTTATTTTAGGTGTAATTCTTATTATCGCACTAATCATACTTCCAATAGAGTTTTCCCAATATTTTAATTTAGTAAAAAAGATTGTTATAGATTATTATAAAAAATATATTGATATCTACCCTTTGTGGACTCAATTTGCTGTACTATTTTCACCAATATTAATCTATATAATTGTAGTTCAAATTAGAAAAAATAGATGTGATTATAAAAAAGATTTTATTTATGGAGTTAAATGGAAATGGGAGTGGTATGGAAAAGAGGTTATAGATTTACAATGTTTTTGTCCAAATTGTAATGAGGAGTTATATTATAATATTCATAATTCAAGTGATGAAAACCTAACAATTGGAAAGTTTGACTTTATTTGCGATAAGTGTGATAAAGTTGTAGCTTCTATTCCAAACAGTAACTCAAGTACAAGATCATCAAATAATATAAAAACAGAGATAGAGAGAGTAATAAAAAAAAGATTAACAAAAAGATAATTTCATCTATTATACTTAATAAATTAATTTTATGGTAAAATATTATTTTAAGAAAAGGTTTATATATGAAACTCTTTAAAACTATTTTTTTAACTCTTCTGTTTTTAACTCAATTAGTCTCATCTAATTTGAAAAATGATGAAAAAATTCCTGCAATTGTAACTATTGATTGGCTTAAAACAAATCTGAATAATCCAAATTTAGTCCTTGTTGATTTAAGAGAAAAAGATGAATATTTAAAAGGTCATTTAAAAAATGCAGTAAATATTCCTGGATTAAAATCACTCTTTGATGAGAAGTTTTTAATGCCAAAATTAGATTTTCTAAAAGAGCTTTTAAGTAATGCAGGTATTAATAGCAATAGTTTAGTAGTTGCTTATGATAATGGAGATTTCATTTGGGCAGCAAGATTTTATTGGATATTGCAAACTTTAGGACATGATAATGTTGCTCTTTTAAAAGTTGCCTATGGTTCTTTATTAAAAGAGAACTTTAATATTACAAATGATGAGTATAAACCTGTAAGAAAAGAGTTTATTCCAAGAGTAGATAATAAAAAGATACAGACAAAACTAAGTACCCTTTTAGCAATTGGTAAAAAGACTATTATTGATGGTAGAAAAGAGTCACACTATGAAGGTAAAGAGTCTTTAGCAAAAAGATTTGGACATATTCCAACTGCTTTAAACTATCAATGTACACAAAATTATCAAGTTTCTAAAGATGGTAATAGTATGAAAGATTTGGGCAAATTAGAAGAGATATATAAAGATATTCCAAAAGATAAAGAGATTATTCTTTATTGTGATGGTGGAGCAGAAGCGGCACTTAATTATATAGTACTGCAAGAGTTGGGTTACAAAGTATCTGTTTATGATGGCTCTTGGCTTGAGTGGGGAAATGATACTGAAGTTCCTATTGTAAATCCTTCAAAATAGATTATTGGTTGTAGATGGAATATAAGGGATCAATTAAAAAAAGATTAACTTTAATAATTGTCCTTGTGACAATACTTACAGGTTTTATTGGATATAGCACCTTTGTATATTGGTATATGACAAATCAATACAATAATACCCTTAAACTATCAAAATCTATTGGATTGGTTTTAGGTCAAGATGTTGCAAAACTAATTCTTCTAAATGATATTTCAGCAGCAGCAGATATAACCACAAAATTAAAATCATTTTCAAATCTTGACTCTATGGTTTTATATAAATTAGATGGTAAACCTATTTTACAATATAGTAAAGATCAAAAAAGTTTTGTTGCAAATGGTCTTCCAAATAATTATGAGGAGATAAATTCTATTATTGATAGCAAATTTTTAACACTATATGTTGATGCAAAATATGAGGATAATCATTTAGGACATATAGAGTTTAAATTTACCATTAATACAATATATGATGTTATAAAAAAAGATTTACAAGTTTTAACTATAATTTTATTTTTTATGTTGATTATTTCATATATTTTAGCAACTTTTTTTGCAAGAAGATTTACAAATCCAATATTAAAATTAGTAGAATTTTTAGAGAATATACAGTTTTCAGACTCTTTAAATAAGAGAGTTACAACATCTGAGAATAATGAGTTTGGTAGACTTTATAATGAAGTAAATACTATGCTTAAACGTTTGGAAAAATCTAAACATGAACTACAAATAGCAGCAGCCTCTTTTGATACGCAAAGTGGAATGATAATTACAGATAAAACTTTAAGAATATTAAGGGTTAACAAGGCTTTTACAAATATTACAGGATATAGTGCAAAAGAGGCTATTGGAAATACTCCAAGCATACTTAAATCAGGAATTCACAATAAAGATTTTTATGATAATATGTATAACTCTTTAAGAGAAAATCACTACTGGATGGGTGAAATTAATAATAAACACAAAGATGGAAGAATTGTAAATGAGTTATTAACTATCCATGTAATTTTAGATAACAATAATGAAGTTTTGTATTATGTAAGTTCGTTTTTGGATATTACCTCGCAAAAACTTGCAGAAGCAAAATTGAAAGAGAAAGAGAATCTTCTAATACAAAAATCAAAAATGGCTTCAATGGGTGAAATGCTTGAAAATATTGCCCACCAATGGAGACAACCCCTTTCAATTATTTCAACTACATCAAGTGGACTTCTACTTAGAAAAAATTTAGGTTTTGAGGTAAATATAAATGAGGAGATAGAGGATTTACAAAAAATTGGTGATACGGTTAAATATCTCTCTCAAACAATAGATGACTTTAGAAACTATTTTAAACCAAATAAAGATAAAGAGGTTTTTAATCTTAGAACTTGTTATGAAAAGACACTAAAACTTTTAAGTACCAAGTTTGATATATTAAATATCACAATAGTTGAAAATCTGGAAGATGTGGAAGTTTATGGATTTGAAAATGAGTTTACTCAAGTTATTATGAATCTTTTAAACAATACAAAAGATGTTTTAATGGAAAAAATAGAAGATAATCGACTTATAATTGTAACCATTCATAAAGAGCAAGATAGTGTATTTTTTTCAATAAGAGATAATGGTGGTGGTGTTCCAAAAGAGATAATGGATAAAATATTTGAGCCTTACTTTACCACAAAAGGGAAAGAGGAGGGTACAGGAATAGGTCTTTATATGTCAAAAGAGATAGTTGAAAAACATATGAATGGAAAATTAGAGCTTCATAATAAAAATTATATCCATGAAGGTAGAGAGTATAAAGGAGCTTGTTTTAAAATAATACTTCCTTTGAGTAAATCAAAATAAAACTCTTACAATTTGTAATCAAATAGTCTGAATATTTTTTTTTATCATATACTTTTACAAATATAAAAAGGAATTAATGTGAATATTTGTGGAATAGAGCTAAAAAGTAATCAAGCAATGTTAGTAGTAATAAATGAAAATGGATATTTAGATTTAAAAACAAAAAAAATTGTTCTTGAAAATGATGAAGAACAAAATAGTATAAGAGAGTTTTGTAATCAATTTTTATTATTTTTAGAAGAGAATGCAATAGATGCAATTGCCATTAAAAAAAGAGGGAAAAAAGGGGCTTTTGCAGGAGGAGCAGTAACTTTTAAGATGGAAGGTTTGATTCAATTAAATCCTTTAACTAAGGTAGAGTTGCTTTCATCACAAACAATTTCCTCTTTTGAAAAGAGAAACAATATAGAATATCCACAAAGTTTAAAAAAATATCAAGAACAGGCATATTTAACCGCATTAAGTTATAAAGATAAGATATAATTGATAAAAAACTGGAGAATAAGATGTTTGAAGTAAATAGCATTGATCATATAGTACTTACAGTTA comes from the Halarcobacter ebronensis genome and includes:
- a CDS encoding sensor histidine kinase; translation: MEYKGSIKKRLTLIIVLVTILTGFIGYSTFVYWYMTNQYNNTLKLSKSIGLVLGQDVAKLILLNDISAAADITTKLKSFSNLDSMVLYKLDGKPILQYSKDQKSFVANGLPNNYEEINSIIDSKFLTLYVDAKYEDNHLGHIEFKFTINTIYDVIKKDLQVLTIILFFMLIISYILATFFARRFTNPILKLVEFLENIQFSDSLNKRVTTSENNEFGRLYNEVNTMLKRLEKSKHELQIAAASFDTQSGMIITDKTLRILRVNKAFTNITGYSAKEAIGNTPSILKSGIHNKDFYDNMYNSLRENHYWMGEINNKHKDGRIVNELLTIHVILDNNNEVLYYVSSFLDITSQKLAEAKLKEKENLLIQKSKMASMGEMLENIAHQWRQPLSIISTTSSGLLLRKNLGFEVNINEEIEDLQKIGDTVKYLSQTIDDFRNYFKPNKDKEVFNLRTCYEKTLKLLSTKFDILNITIVENLEDVEVYGFENEFTQVIMNLLNNTKDVLMEKIEDNRLIIVTIHKEQDSVFFSIRDNGGGVPKEIMDKIFEPYFTTKGKEEGTGIGLYMSKEIVEKHMNGKLELHNKNYIHEGREYKGACFKIILPLSKSK
- a CDS encoding DUF3010 family protein, with the translated sequence MNICGIELKSNQAMLVVINENGYLDLKTKKIVLENDEEQNSIREFCNQFLLFLEENAIDAIAIKKRGKKGAFAGGAVTFKMEGLIQLNPLTKVELLSSQTISSFEKRNNIEYPQSLKKYQEQAYLTALSYKDKI
- a CDS encoding sulfurtransferase, which produces MKLFKTIFLTLLFLTQLVSSNLKNDEKIPAIVTIDWLKTNLNNPNLVLVDLREKDEYLKGHLKNAVNIPGLKSLFDEKFLMPKLDFLKELLSNAGINSNSLVVAYDNGDFIWAARFYWILQTLGHDNVALLKVAYGSLLKENFNITNDEYKPVRKEFIPRVDNKKIQTKLSTLLAIGKKTIIDGRKESHYEGKESLAKRFGHIPTALNYQCTQNYQVSKDGNSMKDLGKLEEIYKDIPKDKEIILYCDGGAEAALNYIVLQELGYKVSVYDGSWLEWGNDTEVPIVNPSK
- the dnaN gene encoding DNA polymerase III subunit beta, with translation MKFIITKSIFENIVSSMQPFLEKKDASSITSHIYLEVNETKLILKATDYEIGLECSIESITEAIYGKATVNGSNLLGIIKRLKDADIIIETAENNLVIKQNKSTFKLPMYDADEYPSLVLNNNLKKLEISTVNLINSIRKITPAIDNNNPKFELNGALIDIKSSKINFVATDTRRLAISNLQNISNDEAQFIIPKKAIIEIQKLFLDDATLMYDENNLIVSNSNMKFFTKLINGKFPDYERIIPSNLKYTMSVSKSMLVESIKLVTSLFSNIKISFKPHSIVFESLDEDTESKTQVDIELNIDQEFYLAVNAKYMLDFLSQTNNENVKIGFNESNLPFYLEDEKFFTIVMPIVLEK
- the gyrB gene encoding DNA topoisomerase (ATP-hydrolyzing) subunit B, producing the protein MSQQEYGASNIKVLKGLEAVRKRPGMYIGDTNINGLHHMVYEVVDNSIDEAMAGYCKNIKVTMTKDHWIRVEDDGRGIPTAIHEGEGISAATVVLTVLHAGGKFDKDTYKVSGGLHGVGVSVVNALSKELKMTIYREGKVHYQEFSKGIPKAPLEVIGESPRKTGTTIEFLADDSIFEVFAYEFATLAKRFKEVAYLNPFISISLEDEIKKVKEVYHFEGGIQQFVTDLNKDVAVSDAICFSDKSEDVEVDIALMYNSTYVEKTLSFVNNIRTIDGGTHEAGFKAGLTRSIVKYLNANANAREKDTKITGDDVREGLIAVVSVRVPEPQFEGQTKGKLGSSYVKPICQKLTSEQLDKYFEENPAQAKAVMEKALMAARGREAAKKARDLTRKKDAMTVGTLPGKLAECQSKDPAIRELYLVEGDSAGGSAKQGRDRVYQAILPLKGKILNVEKSRLDKILKSDEIRNMITALGCGIGEDFDEEKIRYHKIIIMTDADVDGSHIQTLLLTFFFRFLRPVVEKGYLYIAQPPLYRYKKGKNETYLKDDTALSNFLIENGAENYEFSGLGVNDLIDLFKTVSRYRGMLTQLKKRYSLIEVLKHLVENPDLVKLDQAALYEEVKNFIEAKGYNILTKTITEERIQLFVQTNEGLEELVIDDELFASAYFSEATYIYSKLIERDISMFEGRDLIDVLEDIEGIAKKGAYIQRYKGLGEMNPEQLWETTMTPEDRRLLRVKIEDAELASDTFTLFMGDEVEPRRNYIEEHAKDVEHLDV
- the dnaA gene encoding chromosomal replication initiator protein DnaA encodes the protein MTSKEFLTIIKKEANPTDYKRYLKQLIYKKITSDDKLAVFEVSNRYLASWIKSKYKPLIQHCFEIYDGTKPDIEIKLAGEKKSKKEIISEKAKKEETESTILNPSYTFDSFVVGSSNQMAYNASVAVSEKPGILYNPLFIYGGTGLGKTHLLQSIGNDAIEKGKTVIYVTIEQFMNDFTFSIKNKNMEHFRSKYRKCDVLLIDDIQFLSGKEQTQEEFFHTFNELHNAKKQIVMTSDRLPSQIAGLVDRLKSRFEWGLTADIQIPGLETKIAIIEKKSELNGIHLSREIVNYIATNLDNSIREIEGVLIKLNASASLLNQEINLELAQNLLKEQIKEKKENIKLPDIISLVANELNIKPSDIKSKKRTATVANARRIVIYLARELTHNSMPDIAKFLGMKDHSSISKNIQKTNELMETDENFKLIIQNLKNKIIH